The genomic segment CACGGTCCTTCTCGATGGGACGCCCGCCTACGCCTGCCTGACCCTGGCCGCCGCCTGCGAAGGCGTGGCCATCACCACCATCGAGGGGCTGGGCACGGCCGACGCCCTGCACGAGATGCAGGAGGCGTTCATCGTGCACGACGCCGTGCAATGCGGCTTCTGCACGCCCGGCCAGATCCTGGCCGCGGTGGCGCTCCTGCACCAGAGCCCCCGCCCCACCGAAGACGACGTGCGGCGCGGCATGAGCGGCAACCTGTGCCGCTGCGGCACCTACCCCAAGATCGTGCGCGCCGTGCTCGACGTGGCGGCGCGACGGGAGGGTGCCCATGGCACGTGAGAAGCGGTTCGTGGCCACCAAGGTGGAGATCGAGGGGCGCGAAGACACCCGCATCGTCGAGCTGCCCGACCGCGAACCCGCGCCGTGGGACGCCGCCGCCGAGCTCCACGTGGTGGGCCAGCGGGTGGCGCGCATGGACGCGCTCGAGAAGGTCACCGGCGCGGCGCGCTACACGGCCGACGTGTTGCGTCCGGGCATGCTGTTCGCCGCGATCGTCCGCGCGCCGGTGGCCGCCGGCCGCCTTACCGGCATCGACCCGGCGCGGGCGCTGCAGCTGCCTCAAGTGCGCGGCGTGCTGTTGCTGGACGACGTGCGCGGCATCCGCACCGACGCCGGCCAACTGTTCGACGACACCATCCGCTACGCCGGACAGCCGCTGTGCGCCGTCTGCGCCGACAGCTTCGCCGCCGCCAACGCCGCGGCGGCCGCGGTCGTCCTGGCCATCGAGCCCGCCGCCCACGCGGTGACGGCCGAACGCGCGCTGGCGCCCGACGCGCCCAGGGTGCGCCCCAAGGGGAACGTCTCGGCGCGCTCGCCGCGGGTCATCCGCCGCGGCGACGTGGACGCCGGCCTGCGCGAGGCCGAGGTCACCATCACGCGCGAATACCGCACGCCGGTGGCGTTGCACACCGCCCTCGAGCCGCACGGCGCCGTGGCCGAGTGGGAGGGCAAGCGCGTCACCGTGTGGGAGTCCACGCAGGGGATCTTCAACACCCGGCGCGACCTCGCCGCGGCGTTCGAGCTCAAGCTGTCGCAGGTGCGCGTGATGAAGGACTACATGGGCGGCGGGTTCGGCGCCAAGAACGGAGCGGCTGCGTCCACCTACATCGCCGTGGCGATGTCGCGGAAGCTGGGGCGCCCCGTGCGCTGCGTGCTCGACCGCGAGGGCGAGCAGACCGACTCGGGCAACCGTTCGGCCACCGTCCAGACCGTCACCCTGGGCGCCAAGCGCGACGGCACGCTCACCGCCATCACGCTCGACGCCACGATCCCGCTGGGCGTGGGCGGCTGGGAGGCCGGCCCGGGCCGCATCTATCACGAGCTGCACGCGTGCCCCAACGTCCACACCAGCGAGACGTTCGTGTACACCAACGCCGGGGCCATGGCGTCGTTCCGCGCGCCGGGCCACACCGAGGGCGCGTTCGGGCTCGAGAGCGCGATGAACGCGCTGGCCCGCGAGTTGCACCTGGATCCGCTCGAACTCCGGCGGCGCA from the Gemmatimonadaceae bacterium genome contains:
- a CDS encoding (2Fe-2S)-binding protein yields the protein MRLTVNGNAYDVAIAGPETLLGVLRGRLALTGAKLVCGRGECGACTVLLDGTPAYACLTLAAACEGVAITTIEGLGTADALHEMQEAFIVHDAVQCGFCTPGQILAAVALLHQSPRPTEDDVRRGMSGNLCRCGTYPKIVRAVLDVAARREGAHGT
- a CDS encoding xanthine dehydrogenase family protein molybdopterin-binding subunit, with the translated sequence MAREKRFVATKVEIEGREDTRIVELPDREPAPWDAAAELHVVGQRVARMDALEKVTGAARYTADVLRPGMLFAAIVRAPVAAGRLTGIDPARALQLPQVRGVLLLDDVRGIRTDAGQLFDDTIRYAGQPLCAVCADSFAAANAAAAAVVLAIEPAAHAVTAERALAPDAPRVRPKGNVSARSPRVIRRGDVDAGLREAEVTITREYRTPVALHTALEPHGAVAEWEGKRVTVWESTQGIFNTRRDLAAAFELKLSQVRVMKDYMGGGFGAKNGAAASTYIAVAMSRKLGRPVRCVLDREGEQTDSGNRSATVQTVTLGAKRDGTLTAITLDATIPLGVGGWEAGPGRIYHELHACPNVHTSETFVYTNAGAMASFRAPGHTEGAFGLESAMNALARELHLDPLELRRRNYATDDQSRARPYSDKRLDACYGEGARRFGWEDREARRATTVAGRLRRGFGMAAAVWGAGGGPPAYATVRINRDGTVEVLTGAQDLGTGSRTVLAQIAAETLGADVADVHTVLGDTERLPFAPNSWGSITTASVGPAVRAAAEEARDRLFEAAAAMLDAGVNELSARAGVIAVAGSERTLTFADVCGKLGDVMIIGQGSRGPNPDQTAIAAFGAHFAEVEVDVETGRVRVERIVAAHDSGRIINPTLAESQLEGAVLQGMGYALFEERVMDERLGLQMNPTMHDYKIPTMADVPRIEG